In Triticum aestivum cultivar Chinese Spring chromosome 5B, IWGSC CS RefSeq v2.1, whole genome shotgun sequence, the following proteins share a genomic window:
- the LOC123116688 gene encoding noroxomaritidine synthase 2-like produces the protein MAFSFLPELVISIVVVHVVIVCFYYIKSSKNPLLPVSWPVVGILPSLVVNLHRLHHYISFDLLTPSGHSLKVAIASIRMFITCDPTNIQYIFSSNHTNYPKGEDYAEIFDMTRGSLFSADGESSRRERANFQSVLSNPLLVGLMTKCCHDKVEKSLLPFMAHMVRTNTHVDMNDMLMRLVFDMYATTIFSVDPTCLSLDMPPVHVANAMDTVMEVGFVRHIVPAFFWKVMRSLNIGPERKLAAAQAVLRCFITDMMTERRKKGHIIGQEVPIDVLSNYVNDQNYNDDLLQATLITYMIAGRDTIGTTLPWIVYNLAKNPHIVSSIHNELAPIMSCKVAIAGAGMMMIFEPEEVRPVVYLQATLLETLRLYPPIPIERRSVVSTDVMPSGHVVCAEDIILVSIYSVGRMESVWGSDCREYRPERWLSEDGRQLRYIPSNKFPAFNTGARLCLGKDIAIMQMKIIIAAIVWNFDVKMVDGQAIDTKLSCLLQMKNGLKVNLSKVQM, from the coding sequence ATGGCATTCTCGTTCCTGCCCGAACTAGTCATCTCCATAGTTGTGGTACATGTAGTTATTGTATGTTTCTACTACATAAAGTCTAGTAAGAACCCATTGTTGCCCGTGAGCTGGCCAGTAGTAGGCATCCTCCCTTCCCTGGTCGTCAACCTACACAGATTGCATCACTACATCTCCTTTGACCTCCTAACACCATCTGGTCACAGCCTAAAGGTTGCCATAGCCAGCATACGGATGTTCATAACCTGCGACCCAACAAATATCCAATACATCTTTAGCTCGAACCACACAAACTATCCCAAGGGCGAGGATTATGCCGAAATCTTTGACATGACGAGGGGCTCTCTCTTCAGCGCCGATGGTGAGTCATCCCGACGGGAGCGTGCCAACTTTCAGAGTGTGTTGAGCAACCCGTTGTTGGTTGGGTTGATGACTAAGTGTTGTCACGACAAGGTGGAGAAGAGTCTCCTACCCTTCATGGCCCACATGGTGAGAACCAATACTcatgttgacatgaatgatatgtTGATGAGGCTTGTGTTCGACATGTATGCCACAACCATCTTCAGCGTGGACCCCACTTGCCTGTCCCTCGACATGCCGCCGGTACACGTCGCGAACGCGATGGACACGGTCATGGAGGTGGGCTTTGTCCGTCACATTGTGCCGGCATTTTTTTGGAAGGTGATGAGGAGCCTGAACATCGGTCCGGAGAGGAAGCTCGCCGCCGCGCAAGCGGTTCTTCGCTGCTTCATCACGGACATGAtgacggagaggaggaagaagggccatATTATTGGTCAAGAAGTACCCATTGATGTTTTGTCTAACTATGTCAATGACCAGAACTACAATGATGATTTACTACAGGCGACCCTCATTACCTATATGATTGCTGGGAGGGACACGATTGGCACTACCTTGCCATGGATTGTCTACAACCTCGCCAAGAACCCGCACATCGTGTCAAGCATTCACAACGAACTAGCACCCATCATGTCCTGCAAAGTAGCCATTGCTGGCGCTGGCATGATGATGATATTTGAGCCAGAAGAGGTCAGACCCGTAGTCTACCTGCAAGCCACCTTGTTGGAGACACTCAGGTTGTACCCGCCGATCCCTATCGAGCGCAGGTCGGTGGTATCCACTGATGTGATGCCGAGTGGCCATGTTGTTTGTGCTGAGGACATCATCCTCGTCTCTATCTACTCTGTCGGTAGAATGGAGTCTGTTTGGGGGTCCGACTGTCGGGAGTATAGGCCTGAGAGGTGGCTCTCTGAGGATGGACGTCAACTGCGATACATACCCTCGAACAAGTTTCCAGCATTTAACACAGGGGCAAGGTTGTGCCTTGGCAAGGACATTGCAATCATGCAGATGAAGATCATCATCGCTGCTATTGTGTGGAACTTTGATGTGAAAATGGTTGATGGACAAGCCATCGACACGAAGTTGTCATGTCTTCTACAAATGAAGAATGGGCTTAAGGTGAACCTGAGTAAAGTACAAATGTAA